The sequence CTTGCTGCAAGGAATTGGCAACTCTAGCATACGAAGCGGAATCTGACGTCACTGTGCTCGCATATGTAAATGGCGAACCTGCTTGGCAAGTGATTTCATTTCTGTTCTGATAGCACTATGGGAAGGCCACGCACAGTTAAGATTCTCGAAGAGCAGCGTCTCGGTACAGTGCTATCAGTTATTTCTTGCATTGCATTGCTCATTATTTCAAGGTTACGTTGCATTGATCTCTTGGATCAAGTGATAACACAGCTCCACTGGCCAACCACCTTCACAACATGGGTTGGGGTGCCCAATTTTTTTTACTCCTTTGTGCTAAAACACTGTTATTACTGATATTTTATTACATACTGATAACAAATCAATAAGGCCTAAACTAAGCCGGGAGGGTTGTAAAATGCGACGTTGTGTTAATCTGGTGCCGGAATTTCTGGTGTTTCATACTGTCTGGAGCAGGATCACTTGCTTCGCAGTGGCAAAAGTGTTTTTCCCTGGTTGATATTGGAGTGGGTTTGCAGTTCTCACTTGTCATTTTGAATTGACTTACACCGCACCGGATTTCTTCCACTCACTGAACCACTGCAGTCTAGATACGGGCGAAAGCTGAATGACAAGCTTATGTGACTTCCGCCGCCGAGAGAGATCCTTAACTATGTGTGGCCATCCCACACTGCTATCAGAACACAAACATATCATTTGCTAAGCGCGTTAATCCTTTACATATGAAAGTACAGTGACGTCCATTTCTGCTTCGCGCACTACAGTTGCCACTTCCTGGCAAATGCAGCTCATGCACCTTCATTCTTTAGCAGGAGACGCATGCCACGAATGGTATGTGCTTGAGCTAGTTTGTAGGGATTTGTCATGAAAGAAGGGAAGGTGCGTAGACACAAATTTCTTGCTACAACTATACAGGTCATGAGTTTTGGCAGCATCTGCTTGCACTTCATGTACCAGTTATCTGTAGTGATGGGCTGTGCTGCATTTTAAAGCAACCAAGGTTTAAATTGGGCAAGCGTTGAGAATGTGCCTCGTACAAAAACAGCCTaagcagaagagaaagaaaagacctCTGCATGGCCGCCACGACGTATTTCTGGCTTGTGCAACCACTTCCTGTTTTCGCAATGCATacaagcatggcctccgagagtgACTTTCATTACTCACTCATGGGACTCGTTTCCAGGGGCAttcgttaatttcatcatcactTGTGGTTGCAACAGTGCTTTACAGTTCAACTGCAATGTTAAATAAAAAACAATCGGATATAAATTCTCCACCCCACTGAATGCAAAGTTTAGAGTGCATTTGGTCAGCGGCTAATGATGTGACATGACAGGTTAACATCCAATTGATAATTCAATCTTGAAAATTTGATGCCATGGTCTCTTGAAGCGAGTTTCCTATGTACTGGTTACTTACTTACTGCTAGCCAGCATTGCACTATGCCAGTATGTTCATTCTGTTCTAAAAGTTCTTaattttttatgttcttttaaAGTATTTTTCGCTCACCACAGGATGAAAGTACTGCTTACTACCCTAGCTGCCATTGCCTTAGTTGTCTCTATGCAATATGTATTATTAAAAAATTTATAATAAAATAAAAGTTctgttattaaagggacactaaagagcaaaacgatttttctcgcattttttctcgcgatttttctcgcgacgccaccttggaattcccgtaccatttgccgtgacgtcacatatttttgacggcgcctgcttgggcctacgtagttcctaatcggttaaatcgaagtacattgtcctctgagggggccagagacttgacataaggaGTTAGTGGAAATTTCGtcaagccagtggcgccaaaatacgttaaatgctctttgaaaccttttacgtcacgaattacaaagttcagcgcgaaatttaaaaatgatactttgaacttggttttctcctctaatattaaacctatggtggtgaaataaactacacaagagttcttcgagcacactttatcaatctaaaccaattcattgtttctctttagtgtccctttaactgtgtAGGCCATGTCCTTTCTTAGCCTGCAGGTTTTCACAAAAGTTTCGATGCACGAGCCAAAGCATGCCACCGGGGCGAAATGGCTGGCAGGGGTGGCCTTGTAGCTTGAAAAATGTGGGGAGCCTTGCTCCCGTCTGTGTATGTTCGGCCAGGATTTCCAGCTGATTTAGAGGCTGCATCTTCAATAAATTGGGAtatctttttgtgtgtttctttttctgaacCAGTTGTTTTCATTTCAAGAGTGAATGATAAGAGCCAGTCATCCGGTTGCTTAAATCTTTTCGATGAAATACGAGGCAAACGTCGTCCCTGTGCTTCCCGCGGACCTGGTCGTGCAGGCACAGATGTGGGGTGTTCTGCGTTGTTTCCGAAGTGGGTCTAGTTGTTGCTCTTTCTGAACAGCTGGTCTCCAACTGTGCACTCTGCCCTTGTGGCAACACTGCTGCATTTAACTGCTGAGCATTGCATCAGTTGCCGCACTGCGTATGGACAGCTTTATGGCTGTGCCTACACTGCTACCATTCACATTCATACAACACTAGCTTTCGAGTAGGCCCAAAAGCCCTCGTAATCCACCTCATGGCATCAACACTGCCAAATTTGAAGCCATCATAGTGCAGTGGGTGAGAAGATTAAGTGGTTTCAAAGGGCTGTGTGTTATTCATAGTGTGAACTGCATTGACATCACATTTATGGTTTCCCGCTGAATCATTTTACAGCTAACAAGTGTTACGAAGTTAATGCTCAGTTTATGAGGTGCCTTTATATGTCGGAAGCTTCTCAAATGCTACCACCGTCGGCTTCCGACCCAAAAGATGTGGGTTCGATCCCACCTACGGTGGtcccatttctatggaggcgaaaattctagaGGCTCAttttcttagatttaggtgcatgttccagaacccccggtggtcgaaatttccggagtcctccaatGTGGTGCACctcgtagtcatatcgtggttttggcacgtaaaattataaattattattatcaaaTGCTATCACTACTTCTAGTCAGATTCCATGCATGCCACAGATAGCAGTTTGCATTGTAAAACTTATACGAGCAGCAGCGATTACACTGGAATGTGCGATGACGCAGTTATAATGAGCTAGTGCAGTTCACCCCTGAATCAGATTTTGATAACCAGTGACTGTGCTTGACGCTATCGCCTTACTTTGCTGGTTACTTGTTATTgcagggcacaagttcacccattAAAGAGTTTAATCATTAGCTAATTATTTTGCTCCTGCGTTCTTTACTGTCACAACAAAGTGATAGTATGAAGAAAGTGGGCAGTGAAGCTGGAGAAAGCATAGGTGAAATTGTTATGTTTTAACTTGGAATCTAGAAAACATTTGGTGATTAATTCAATTTTCCAAGGTTAGTTTTCCTGAACATTCCAATTGAACTCGATAAAAAGTTTTAATGTTTTGAACACTACTACACAGCCCGGTCTTTGTTCATGTGTCAAATGTAAGCAGATAGATCCCAGCAAACTAGTGGATGGCCTTCTCAGAACCAGACTAAATGCTTGGCATAGCTTGTATAAAAACAATGCAAAACAAAACGAATTGTTCACCCTAATTTCAACAGAGAAATTTGCTTTTTAGTTAATACTTTTGTATGCTTTCAGAATGTGGCTGAGAATTTACTGAATCACTCTGATAAAACAGACTGAAACCGATCAGTGGTGCTACTATGTTCTCACCATTTGGTATAATAAATACTGGCCTTTCTTTGGAGTGTACAACCTTGAGCTTATTTTATGATGTTACAAAGGTTGTACAAATTGCTGCAAAAAAAATTAGCAAGACCCACTTTTTAAACTTCTTGTTGAATATACCTCTGATGGCTTAAAGTATTCAAGATGATAAGATAGCTGTTTGGACTTGTTTAGACTTGCCTTTACACCTGATAATGAAGACATAAAAACAGCATTAATTTAATTCAGCCCTATACCTGAAAATATAGAAAGCAAATGAAAATATACGAAGCAGTATTCCAAAGCCCGTTTCCGTGCAGTCATAATGTAAACCAGTTTTAtaaatttttctttttaataagGCACTTCCTGTGACATGTGTTGAACTCATTAAAGTAATGAAGTAAACTCAATATCTTGCTCAAATTAaactaattttttattttttcttttaagtagGGGCAACATATGGGAATGCAAAGATTTTGTTCTCTGACTACAGCAAATATACTGTATGCAAGTAGAAATtccattttcttatttttgtcaAACGAAATTCTTCAGTCTTTCAAGCATTTTCGTTTCAGTGAAATTATTGTCGTAACGAAATCAAGCTCAGGTTTCACGGCTCATTCAAACCAAGGTTTGGCTGCCATGACACATGAGCGAAGAAGGAAACAATAAAGCAACGTATAATGTCGGGTTTAATGTCTGTGGAGCTGGGCCAGCATGCTTAAGGGCAAGCGCTCAGCATTGTCTTAAATTTTAAAGTCATCTAGCAGTGTTTCGCATTTTAGAAAAGTTTGAACTGTCACTTTAAAGGCAGTTGAAGAGTGTTATGATAATGCAGTATGGCTGACTCACTGATCTTATAGGCCAAAGTGCAGATTTCTTTTTAGAAATGTAACGCACATTGTGGTCTAGCAGTGGATGTTCAAGCTCTGATCAGTAATGTATGCCTTCTCTTATCTATTTCCAGGAGCTTCATCTCGTGGCTGTGGAGCCGGGCTTACTCAGGTAAATCCTTCATTGGCACATTTCATTGTGAATGGCGCCCTCCTCTGGCAGGTTTTGGAGTAACAACCCTCAGTGTCAACATTACATTTGAGAGTGCTGTCATTGTTTGTCCATAACGTGCAGGAAACAGCTATAGTATCGCATTACAAAGCCCTTCAGCAGCTCCTATTCGCCATTTTGCTTATATGCTGGGAGTTCTGTTGTTCAGAGAGCATTTTGAGTGTGCTCTGAAAAGTGGGGAGTGCTCATGATTCATCGTGTGCAAGTCCAACTAACTCTTCTTTCCAGAGCCTTTAAATGATGCCAAGAACAGGTGAACTTTCTTAAAGTGATGCTAAATTCATTATGGCAGTTGAGTGATGTTGGCAGAACCTGGCTTTGTTCAATCCGAGTCCAAGTGCTGGCTACATGGTTAGTGAACGTGAGTCAAAATGGAAAAGCATATTTGGTAGGAAAAATATACAGTCTGTCTCGGCGAAGTTCTGTCAATTTCCTTCACTTGACAGATGCATCAAGCACTAGTACAGCAAAATCAAGTATCGCCCAAACGTAGTGGGATGTCTTAAATGGGTCGAAAGAAAAACATTTCGGTTATGTAGTGACATTGAGGCTAGTGGTAGGACAGTTTAACCATTTGCCTCAATACACAGAATCGACTCTAGTGCGGAAAGAGGAGGTCAAATGAGCGAGGGTGGTATGGTCTGTGACTGGATGCTGCTGGGTACGAACAAGGTGCGTTGTTTAGGGAGTTGCAgttaataattgttagggtttaacgtcataaaaccatgatatgattatgagggatgccatagtggagggctccggaaatttcgaccacctggggttctttaacttgctcctaaatctaagtacgtgggcctcaagcattttcgcctccatcgaaaatgcagctgccgcggctgggattcagtcccgcgactttcggttcagcagtcgagcaccataaccactagaccaccatggcgggtcagcGGGTTGCAGTTAAAGCTGTTTAAGGTGGCACCTGCCTTTACAAAGTTCACAACTTTAAAGAGTTGAATTTGTTGAGAACGTATTAGAGAATCTGGATAGTTTTAGCAATTCTGGCTCGAATCCCAATTTTTATTATGCGACTTTTGTTGAGGTCACATGAGCTTTTTTACCGCTCGCCATGTTTTTTGAGGCCGGCATCTGttgaggcacttaaggctttcaaTGGGTACCAAATGTCTAGCATTGTGGCGCCATGGCAGTCACCCACTGACTTCCTTGCACTGGCGTATGACTGGGAGGGTATTGATAAATGCAAGAGGTTAGGTGCAGCTATAGGAAATACTTAAAACTGTTACTTCCTGCCGTCTGCAGGGGTCTTCAACAAAGGGCAGCATCCCTGCCACCTCCGTATGAGGCAGTGGCGACAGGCTGTGACTCTCCCATGTGCCGTGGTTCGACAACGGCCGCGGCATTTCCACTGCTCATGGCTACCACGGAGGAGGACCCACCCCGTACGAGGGGCACTCCTGCTCATCGTGGTGGCTCTGGAGCCTCTCCTGCTACAACAAAGTGAGTGCAAGGGCAAGCGGTGTGGTTGCTGAGCTTTATTCCTTGTTCGGTGTGTATTCTCCAATGCTGGGTATtgtttattaaagggacactaaagggaaatacTTATTTGAGCTAGATTGAAAGATTAGGTTTGTGTAAAACAATTTCCCCTTCCTGGCGATAACGGAGCATTTGTAAGCGAGGAAACACGAAATTGAGAATTGCATGTGGTGCCCTCTGTCATGCACTGTGGGTACCTCATAATGACGTCAGATCATCTGTTCTGATTGCCGACTGCTTACATAAATTTTGACAATAATAAATGCAGTAAGCCATAGTTGTTGCTACATATTACGGCCATGTAGCTCTCGGACACCCGTTGATTATCACAAATCGGCAACCGAGGTGGTGGCATGATCCTTTATTCGGCACGACAATTCAAATTGAGAAGTGCACTAGGGCTTTTCGGTGGTTGTTTCGACNNNNNNNNNNNNNNNNNNNNNNNNNNNNNNNNNNNNNNNNNNNNNNNNNNNNNNNNNNNNNNNNNNNNNNNNNNNNNNNNNNNNNNNNNNNNNNNNNNNNAtcaagcgttcaccgctctcatcgGCTTCTTGACTATCCTCCCATACTTGCCCActtgatccatctgctccaacagaagtccgaaCCGACGCAAGCGGGCACGGTATCGGCACAgtctcgctcaacggcagcacggTAGACAGTGCGTGATAGCGTACGCCAGTCGCTGCTCTCTGCtcccgagagaaattattccatcaccgaaagagagtgcttggctttagtctgggctgtcgccaagttccgcccatacttatTCGGCCGCATGTTTaccgtcgttacggaccaccacgctctctgctggctcacttctcttgaaggacccgaccggacgtcttggtcgctgggctttgcggctccaggaattttcgtttacagtcacgtacaagtctggacgtttgcacaaggatgcagactgtctttcacgtcatccggtggatcctcctgaccccgctgcacatgatccggacagctgcgtaatggcttttactgacgtgagcgatGCGCACCGAAAaacgtcgggatgagtcattgcgcgctatcatcgacgccgtccagtctggcagcaccaACGCCACATTCCGTAGTTCGTGCTGTATGACGGCATCCTCTacgccgcaacgtcagcattgaaggccctgagctcctgcttgtcgttcctcgccatACGGCCTGTCAtccttgaacaacttcacgacgcacgacggcgggacatctcggagttacgcgcatacgaccgcgtgcgacgtcggttcttctggcctggactataccgctctgtgcgtcgttatgttgctacttgcgacctatgccaacgccggaaaaggcctcctctgccgctgctggatttctccaaccaattgaagttccctctgaaccattctatcgcgtcggccttgacctgcttggcccttttccgacgacgactctgggaaataagtggatcgccgtcgctacagattatgcgacacgttacgccatcacgaaggccatgccaactagttgcgccactgacgtcgcggattttcttcttcacgacgtctCCTCTCCATGGTGCACCCGCAGCTcctgacggaccgcggccgctttttgtccagagttgtcgacgactCCTTCGATCTTgcgccacagagcacaagctgtcaactgctaccacccgcaaactaatggtcttactgaacgtcttaaccgcacactcacggagatgctttcgatgtacgtctctcaagatcatcgcgactgggacgccacgttggctTATGTGACTTTTGCGTATAATTCCTCTCGACAGACACCACGGGATTTTCCCTTTTTATctttgtatggtcgccaccccgtattgccgtttgacaccgtcttgccttccgcgccatgtactacaatgtacgctcacgacgccattgaccgggctcacatggctcgtcaagtcgccgATCTCGTATCACCACGTCGCAGGATTCAAAAAGCCGCTATGAGCAACGTCATCGTCATATGAAGTTTGCCCAAGGTGATTGGGTgctttggtcaccatgtcgccgtgtagggctctccgagaaactaCTGTCCCGTATCAGGACcttaccaagttctgcgtcaagttagcgacgtgaattacgagcttgcgccgttgcacttcaattcgtcaagtccgccacctgttgaaattgtgcatgtttcgcggatgaagccttacttctctcgcacttcatcgccggacttgcgccgagacggcgctacaacgcccgggggtcctgttacggtgatgaagtgaaggaagacgaagtgctggacagcccgactggcgcgcgagtgtgctggtcagccagcttgatcgtctaccaattcttctttgtaaatatacattgtatatagCAACAAAACCCCGTATCAATATCATCCACCTAtcatgctattcaccgcgtgttacaggaggttttcagggccctagattgggaagaattagggataagagttaatggagagtatctcagtaacctgcgattcgtgatgacattgcattgatgagtaacgcgggagacgaatacagctcatgattactgaactggatacggaaagtagaagagtaggtctgaaaattaatatgcataaaactaaagtaatgtggaacaatcttggcagagaacagcgctttgcgataggtggcgagacgctggaagttgtaaaggagtacgtacttaggacaggtagtaaccgcggagccgagccatgagagtgaaataactagaagaataaggatgggatggggctcattcggcaagtactatcaaatcatgaatggtagtctaccactatcttcaagaggaaggtataacagctgcatcttaccggtacttacctacggagcagaaacctggagacttacaaagaggttcaacttaaattgaggacgacgcagcgagcgatggaaaggaaaatgatagatgtaaccttaagagacaggaagagagcagaggggtcagggaacaaacggggttaaggatatcatagttgaaattaagaagaagaaatggatatggccggccacgtagcacgtcggcaggataaccggtggtcattaagggtaactgactggattccaagagagcgcaaatgcgtgaggggaagacagaaaattaggtgggtagatgagattaaggaagttgtaggtataacgtggcaacagaaagcacaggaccgggttgattggcggaacatgggagaggcctttgccctgcagtgggcgtagacaggctgatgatgatgatgatcatccaCCTGACTCTGGCAGTACCCGGAACGTAGGTCCTATGGAGGCAAAAtatagcgggcaccatagaggcaatcaagggcgtcatctattgtgacagagggtacacgtctttttttgtaatttctgtTTAGGTGTcaataatcgacacagaaacgccctGTGCGGTCTTTCTTGAGGACTAgtacgacaggtgacgcccaaggactgcaggatggctcaatgatgtGCTTGACGAGCGTTTTGTCGACCTCACtctggataatttgacgctcagtcgccgacaccgcgatatggacgcctatgGTAGGAGGCGCTTCACCAGTGTTATGCGGTGGGTCACACCGGTAGCTTtgccccaatggacggccgctgaGATGGAAAACGTCGATGTAGGACAGTAGacccggtggagctcgtcagtctgctgcggtgttAACTTAGAAGCAATCATTGACTTAATTGAACTGTCGGGGCAAGCCATTGGATTGGTGCTGGGCATATGGACCGGAAGGGGCggccaccgtgaaagcattcCTGCGTTTTCTTCTACGGTGGAAAGCAATGCCACAGAGATGCCTTGCGGGAGCACTTGAGGTGTCAaactaaaattgacaactggaaggcacgtggagttctCTGCGACAGACGAACGGTGTGTGGTAATGTAATACCGcggctgatgaggacatcggtgaAGGGGTGCAGTACATAGGTCGCCGTCAGGACTGGTGGTGTTGACACGAGctcgacgtaggtcagtgttGGGGTGGAGGCGAACCTATCGGGCCAGTGCACAGGCGACTCGGCCGGGTGGAGCAGGGTCTCTTATGGGCAAGTGGAGACGGAGCGTACTGGGCCGAACAGTCAATCAGGGCAGAATGCGCGGACAGGAAGTCGAGGCCTAGTATTACGGGCATGGGGGCatttttcaaggacggcgaagagaacaactgtggcgatcagcgatgcttacatgagTGGAGcattccaacgacagatgctgttccgccgtcggcaacacggatgaactttgtcgtcgcaggtgtgagaactttcttgagctttcggCGAAAATGAGTATTCATAacggaaagttgagccccagtgtcgacaagagcagtcaTATGCACACCGTCCACTTGAACATCGATAAGGTTCCGTTTCGTctgtatggtcaatagaggattttcggtcagtccaattgatgcagcgccacgtccaggggctgcagcatttagttttccgtcggggAACGTCGTGGGAAGGCAGAGCAACGTGGTCGACGTTGGGGTGATGGAGAGCGGGAGCAGCGGGGATCACTCACAGGTTCTTGAGAGGcaaagtggtctgggctggtcgcaTGACCATAAGCGGGACGGGCATTGAaagaacgctggaaagtttgtgtaGTAGGACTTGTGGGCATATATGGGCTTGTCATCATGTGTTCGCCATGCGGACGCATTGCAGAACGTTGACGGAGAGCCAGACGGGCATGGACGTGCAGTCGTGAATTGTTGCTGGAAGTCGGTACGGCGAGGCGTTGAAATAGAGCGAATttccatgctggcaatttcctgtcgcacgacTGCTTGAATTAGGGCCAAGGGGATTGAAGGAGAGGGGCCAGGGGGCGTTGGTGCCGCTGTAGCAGGAGCGGCCGCTTCAAGTTCACGCCGGATGAGTCGTGTTAAGTTGTCGCAGGCGTTTGGAGGACGATATGTGTCGAGgcaagatgacgtcgctgcggtattcggaaggcgctgGAACTGATATGAGATGCAGTgtgcttttagcctgttccaggcggcgacattctTGAATTATCGCATCAACAGACGTAACGCCACTAAACACCAGCAAGTTAAACGTGTCGTCGGCGATACCCTTCACgatgtgcgcaactttttctgGCTCGGACCTGTTTTGATCGGCTCTGCGGCAGAGTGCTAGGACATTGTGAATATAACtgatgtaggactcagtggaagttTGCGAGCGCGTTGATAATCATCCTTTACGGCTTGTCGACGACCAAAGGGCATCCATAAAGCTcacggatcttttccttgaagctgtcccagcttgtaatgtcatGCTCGTGGGTGTCAAACCAGACACCAGGGTTTCCTTCCAGGTAaaagatgacattcgcgagcatgagtgtggggtcccacctgtaactggcgctgacgcgttcgtagaggcgcagccattggtcgacgtcggaACCCTCGAGGCCCGGAGAACCTGCCAGGGTCTTTCAAGACGGGAAGCGTCACGAAAGTTGTTGCGGCCGGTGGGTTGGAAGGCAGGGCAGGAGGTGTGACGACCGGAGTGGGTGTATCGAGTCCTTGAGAGGCCATGTTGAAAGCCGCTGAGCGAACGCCCGCTGCGGAGTGTCGTAGCGAGGACGGGGATCGCaccgctccaccaaatatgttgcgGGAAGTACACAGACTCGAAGGAGTAGGAAATGTGTCTTTACAAGTGGTCAAtgcgagcagcgctgccgataggaacagctcgcgccaggtCTATCTTGTTGTCGTCCTTTTACTTT comes from Rhipicephalus sanguineus isolate Rsan-2018 chromosome 7, BIME_Rsan_1.4, whole genome shotgun sequence and encodes:
- the LOC119398965 gene encoding uncharacterized protein LOC119398965, whose amino-acid sequence is MFPNLTHMWLIGPIFISSGLMFAVKTIMYLRRETMIAYLTRQHSLLRELHLVAVEPGLLRGLQQRAASLPPPYEAVATGCDSPMCRGSTTAAAFPLLMATTEEDPPRTRGTPAHRGGSGASPATTKTLTESQTGMDVQS